Proteins encoded by one window of Bactrocera oleae isolate idBacOlea1 chromosome 4, idBacOlea1, whole genome shotgun sequence:
- the kappaB-Ras gene encoding NF-kappa-B inhibitor-interacting Ras-like protein, whose product MLTAKIGKVGKVLICGMKGVGKTALLEQLIYGNVNMDSELHPTIEDIYVASVDTGRGGARESLRIYDSAGLQGKGQLPRHYLYFPDGYVLVYDPTDPSSLDMLADIKTDIDRNKEKKDNVAIIVLANMRARNRRDSPASPPIQVTQPQTQQQQLDPVESVLNRANSWCARERIKHYTVNAMERPSLYEPFISLCARLHPPPTKSSFPQLRQVMQKTQKSDS is encoded by the exons ATGTTGACTGCCAAAATAGGTAAAGTTGGCAAAGTGCTTATATGTGGTATGAAAGGTGTTGGTAAAACGGCATTGTTGGAGCAACTAATTTATGGAAATGTCAACATGGATTCG GAATTACATCCCACTATAGAAGATATATATGTTGCTAGTGTGGATACAGGACGCGGTGGTGCACGGGAGTCTCTTCGCATTTACGACAGTGCTGGGTTACAGGGAAAGGGACAACTGCCACGTCACTATCTTTATTTTCCTGATGGTTATGTATTGGTATATGATCCTACAGATCCCAGTAGCTTAGACATGTTGGCAGATATTAAAACCGATATCGATCgtaataaggaaaaaaaagaTAATGTAGCTATAATCGTTTTGGCTAATATGCGTGCGCGCAACAGACGTGATTCACCCGCATCGCCACCTATACAAGTAACACAGCCACAAACACAGCAACAGCAGCTCGATCCAGTGGAGTCTGTATTGAATCGTGCAAATAGTTGGTGTGCTCGTGAACGTATTAAACATTACACCGTAAATGCCATGGAACGTCCGTCTTTATATGAACCATTTATATCATTGTGTGCCCGTTTGCATCCCCCACCGACAAAGAGCAGTTTCCCACAATTGCGTCAGGTGATGCAGAAAACGCAGAAAAGTGATAGCTAG